In Eubalaena glacialis isolate mEubGla1 chromosome 3, mEubGla1.1.hap2.+ XY, whole genome shotgun sequence, the following are encoded in one genomic region:
- the LOC133088860 gene encoding proteasome activator complex subunit 3-like, with the protein MASPLKLEQDVQGKVDSFRARIAQEAEDLVSTFFPQKLSELDSWVQELRLQDLSRIRSVPAPETPVAPDTAGDGPNRDPQPLQTQSSIKVLALPDGMGQLLRSNQHLVELIQHVKPEIELLREKCNTVRMWVQLLLPKAEDGNNFGVSIQEDTADQLWTVESTAASYLRRFSTYYNTQAKLVSKIVKYPQVEDYRRTVDEVDENEYQSVRQILLHVRNQYATLHDVTLKNIEKIETPRSTNTDNLYRGPFSTPLSFRSWLSCSGSWKAGS; encoded by the coding sequence ATGGCTTCCCCGCTGAAGCTGGAGCAGGACGTGCAGGGGAAAGTAGATTCATTTCGGGCCCGCATCGCCCAGGAGGCCGAGGATCTGGTGTCCACCTTCTTCCCTCAGAAGCTGTCAGAGCTGGATAGTTGGGTTCAGGAGCTCCGCCTGCAAGACCTATCCAGAATACGTTCGGTGCCAGCCCCAGAGACCCCCGTCGCCCCAGACACTGCGGGGGATGGGCCCAACCGGGATCCGCAGCCTCTGCAGACCCAGTCCTCCATCAAAGTACTAGCACTGCCAGACGGCATGGGGCAGCTTCTGCGAAGCAACCAGCATCTGGTGGAGCTGATTCAGCACGTAAAACCCGAGATCGAGCTGCTGAGAGAGAAATGCAACACCGTGCGGATGTGGGTGCAGCTGCTCCTCCCAAAGGCGGAGGACGGCAACAACTTCGGAGTGTCTATCCAGGAAGACACCGCGGACCAGCTGTGGACCGTGGAGAGCACAGCAGCCTCCTATCTACGCCGTTTCTCCACCTATTACAACACCCAGGCCAAGTTGGTATCCAAGATAGTGAAATACCCCCAGGTGGAAGATTATCGCCGCACTGTAGACGAGGTCGACGAAAACGAGTACCAGAGTGTGCGCCAGATCCTGCTCCATGTACGGAACCAGTATGCCACCCTGCATGACGTAACCCTCAAAAACATTGAGAAGATCGAGACCCCTCGGAGCACCAACACCGACAACCTATACCGAGGACCTTTCTCCACCCCACTTTCCTTCAGGAGTTGGCTGAGCTGTTCAGGCAGCTGGAAGGCTGGTTCTTGA